One Malassezia restricta chromosome III, complete sequence DNA segment encodes these proteins:
- a CDS encoding tail-anchored protein insertion receptor, with the protein MHPALIIFLVSLVNHLITWFGRDTLQEIFRIAYVRIVHFSASSRLSSMKKDLFETRQQMNMTSAQDEFSKWARLRRKVDKLTAQVDEQNKSLASSQFMFSIMFKVFMFVLNSAVPFALNWYFKWTPMFYLPPGDWFGPLGYFFSFPNAPAGAVSSTVWTTVCGRVLALVGAYARELLVKDPQPAKPMAEKKPTGTAVTQEKGEIIKDQSEKTPSTLKQRRI; encoded by the exons ATGCATCCAGCTCTCATAATTTTTCTGGTGTCACTGGTCAACCATCTTATAACATGGTTTGGCCGTGATACCCTACAAGAGATT TTCCGCATTGCATATgtgcgcatcgtgcacTTCTCCGCGTCGTCCAGGCTTTCTTCGATGAAAAAGGATCTTTTCGAAACGCGGCAGCAAATGAACATGACAAGTGCACAGGACGAGTTTTCGAAATGGGCCAGGCTGCGCCGCAAAGTCGATAAACTTACTGCGCAGGTGGATGAGCAGA ACAAGTCGCTGGCGTCGTCACAGTTCATGTTCTCAATCATGTTCAAGGTATTTATGTTCGTGCTAAACAGTGCCGTACCATTTGCATTGAATTGGTACTTTAAGTGGACACCCATGTTTTATCTTCCACCTGGCGACTGGTTCGGACCACTTGGCTACTTTTTCAGCTTCCCCAACGCTCCTGCAGGAGCTGTGAGCAGCACGGTATGGACGACGGTATGTGGTCGTGTACTGGCACTTGTGGGGGCGTACGCGAGGGAGCTTCTGGTGAAAGATCCACAGCCTGCCAAGCCCATGGCCGAGAAAAAGCCAACAGGAACGGCTGTGACGCAGGAAAAAGGGGAGATCATCAAGGACCAGTCAGAAAAAACTCCTAGTACACTgaagcagcgccgcatctAA